Proteins from a genomic interval of Pristis pectinata isolate sPriPec2 chromosome 9, sPriPec2.1.pri, whole genome shotgun sequence:
- the ntaq1 gene encoding protein N-terminal glutamine amidohydrolase, which produces MSLSNLAGLDPGAKCQLPAIVKEDCVYTSCYCEENVWKLCEHIKNKRQHPLEEWYAVFISNDQKMVPVWRQRSCHEDQPVIWDYHVILLHDCGGQHCEVYDLDSTLPFPCSFDIYVKEAFRSEDLIRPVFRRKMRVLRADLYLKTFASDRSHMKDAHGMWRMTPPPYPCIQTAEAKMNLDDFISMNLAVGWGDVYTFTEFVQQFGSTKQ; this is translated from the exons ATGAGTTTATCAAACCTCGCCGGGTTGGACCCAGGCGCTAAGTGCCAGCTGCCGGCCATCGTAAAGGAGGATTGTGTGTACACCAGCTGTTACTG TGAAGAAAATGTATGGAAGCTTTGTGAACATATAAAGAACAAAAGGCAGCATCCTTTGGAAGAATGGTATGCTGTCTTCATATCAAATGATCAAAAGATG GTGCCCGTATGGAGACAGAGATCTTGCCATGAAGATCAGCCTGTAATCTGG GATTACCATGTTATCCTGCTCCATGATTGTGGGGGACAGCATTGTGAGGTCTATGATTTGGATTCAACACTACCGTTTCCGTGTTCTTTTGATATTTACGTGAAAGAAGCCTTCCGATCTGAAGACCTCATCAGACCGGTTTTTAGAAg gaaaatgagagTTCTCAGAGCAGATCTGTACCTGAAGACATTTGCTTCAGATCGATCTCATATGAAAGATGCTCACGGAATGTGGCGTATGACTCCTCCACCATATCCATGTATTCAAACTGCAG AGGCAAAAATGAACCTGGATGACTTCATCAGTATGAACCTTGCTGTCGGATGGGGCGATGTTTATACCTTCACAGAATTTGTGCAACAGTTTGGAAGTACAAAGCAATga